Within Candidatus Poribacteria bacterium, the genomic segment CCGACTTCGCTGACGCCATCCGCGACGCCGCCATGGTCTCGACGGAGGTCTCCCAACTACCGCTCCCGACGGTGATCGAGGTGCTCCGCATCGCACGCGATGCCGGCGTTCGTACCTTCCTGGACGTCGACGTATCCCCGGACTTCTGCGTCAACGTCGCCAAACTGGGGTCGCGCGATGAGCTCGAGGCGACGATCCGGCTCGCAGATGTCGTCAAGCCTGCCAAGTCGGCGGCAGTTCAGCTATCGAGCGAAGAATCCGCCGAGAAGCAGGCGCAGTCGATCCACGCGAAGTACGGGTCCAAGCTGGTGGCGATCACCGACGGCGGGAGGGGAAGCGTCTTCGCCGACGGCCACGAGACACTTCGCGTGCAGGCGAGCGAAATCAAGGCGGTCGACACCACCGGCGCTGGCGATGCGTTCTTCGGTGGAATGATCGCCGGGATCCACTTCGGTCTCGACATGGAAGCCACCGCCCGGCTCGCCAACGCTTGCGGAGGAGCTTGCTGTCAGGTGGTGGGAGCGTTCCCCGTCCTCGGCACGAGCCGGCATCACCTCATGGAGCTCTACTCGGCTGGCTGGCCCCACGCAACCGAGGACGACACTCCTCCCAAGAGCCGGGCAGCGCACGTCGGCGTGCGGACGCTCAGAGCCGAAGCCGAAGCGCTTGCCGGCATCGCCGGTTCGTTCTCAATGGAGTCGCTCGACGAGGCGGCGCACCACATCATGCTTGCCGACCTAGGCCGCAAACGCGTCCACATCACGGGCGTCGGGAAGTGCCGCCATGTCGGCCACAAGATCGCGGCGACCTTCGCCAGTCTTGGAACACCAGCCTACTTCCTCGATCCTCTGGATGCCCTCCACGGCGACAGCGGAGCCGTCATGCCCGGCGATGTCGTCCTTGCCATCTCCAACTCCGGCAAGACCCAGGAGACGGTCGCGACCGTTCAGCTTCTGGAGCAGAATGGCGCCACCGTCATCGCGATGACGTCGTCCGCGGAGTCCCCGTTGGCGAGGCTGGCGTCCGTGGTGCTTCTGGTCCCGGTGGAACGCGAAGCGGATCCGCTGGGCCTCGCTCCCACCTCGAGCACAACCTGCCAACTCGCCGTCGGCGATGCGCTCGCCGTCACGGTGGCATCGCTTCGAGGGTTCACTCGTGAGGACTTCGGCCGCCACCATCCGGGCGGCGTTCTAGGCGAGAGAGCCCGCGCGCACTAGCCCACGCTGACGACCACGCAATGAGAGAGGCGGCCGACGCTCATTGCGTCGACCGCCTCTGTGTCTTGCTCCGAACGGTCTAGCGGGAGCTGCCCGCCGCCGTCTGGACGAGGTAAGCGCGGATCGCGACGTATTGCGCGCGTGCGTAATTCAGCGCTCTCGACACGTACTCGTTGCCAGGCGTCATCGGCCGACCCTGAGCATCCACGAACTTGGTCATGAGACGGTTGTACCAGTCGAGGCCCTGGTCCCACTTCTCTATCGCGACATAGCTGTCGCCGATCTTCGTCATCGCGATCATGGACGACGAGGCCGTGGGATAGTCTCTCAGCAACTGCTCGTAGCGCTGGATCACGCGCCCGAGAGCCTGTTCCTTGTTCGCGGCACCCAACGCGGCGTTCTGAGCCTGCTCGATGGGCCCGTATTCGAGGGCGGCGAGCAGTTCCTCAGTTTCCTCGGCGTAGCCCCGCGCGGCGCTCTTCAGCTCTGGCGAAGCGCTCTGCAGAGTCAGCACACGGCGGTACTGATCGAGCGCCTGCTTGAGCTTAACGATGCGCTGAGCTTCGTTCGTGATCGTGGACGCCTCGTTGTAACGGGCGTTCGCCACGTTCAGCGTGGCTTCCGGCGCGAACTTGCTAGATGGATACTCGCGAGCCAACCGGTCGTACGTCGCGTATACCTGCGCCTCGTTGCCGAGGTTGAAGTAGCACGCGGCGGCGCTGTAAAGCGATTCCGCAGCGCTCTCATGGCGCGGGTAGGAGCTCACGACAGCCAGATACGCCGTGAGAGCCCTCTGGAAGTCCTGGGCCGCGAAGTAGGCTTCGCCGACCTGGTACTGCCAGAGCCCGGCTTCCGGATCGCGCGGATAGCGCTGAGCCAGTTGCGACAGCATCTGCGCCGACCGGCTGAAGAGTTGCGGATCGTTCTCAGAGCCGCGCGCCAAGTCGTAGTACGCAACGCCTGCGTAGTAAAGCGCCGTCTTGATGTCATCATCGGACGCTTCCACTAGCTTCCGCGAGGCGTAGTCGACGAAGCGCGGCAGGGCATCGACAGCGACCGGCAGGTCCTGCGGACCATGGATGGCATAGGCGATCTGCCCAGCCTGGTAGAGCGCTGGACCCGCGTAGACGCGGGCGTTATCCGGCGCCTTGTCCAACGGCTGCGCGTACTCGACGGCTTTCAGGTACTCCTGGATCGACTGCCGAGAGATCCGCTTGTACTCGGTGTTTGCGGCGTTGGGCGTATTGTCGAAGACGGCTCGCGCCTGCCGCGCACGCAGGTTCGCGACCTGGTACTGAGCCTGGACCTTCTGGACGACATCACCAGACGTCAGCGCGCGGTCCCGGGCAGCCTCCGCCTGCGCCATCGCCTGACCCACCTTGCCCGTGAGGACGTAGAGGTCGGAGATGCGCATGCCCGCGTCAGCGACCATCAGCAGCACATTCGCGTCCTGATCGTTCACGAACTCGTTCTGGAGCGCCGTGAACGCGCTGATCGCCTCGTCGTTCTTCTTCTGGTCGCTCAGCAGAATGCCCGCGCGGTACAGCGACTGGGCGCGGATGCGTCCGTCGTCGGCGACTTCGGCGGCGCGCAGATAGCTTGCGGCAGCCTGGACGGGATCGCCGAGCTGGTTCTCATACATGTCCGCGATGGAGAGCAGCGCCCGGCTTTGGTTCCCCGCTTCTTCGGCGTTCTGGGCGATGTAGTCGTACTCGCGAATGGAGTCGGTCGTTCGTCCGAGTTGCGCGTACAGCTTCGCCAGCTCAATGTGCGAGGCGAACACGAGAGGCTTCTTGTC encodes:
- a CDS encoding SIS domain-containing protein; this encodes MSAHVKRHMGIGSNVVDVIYRTNQIAGPDLKTYLLPDESGDVHVEVVGGVTLNHLAWARLLGVPTGLFGYQGNDHHGTVIRGTMDRHRIDRSSVRVVDGAATGFSVIYVDPDAERAIYMFRGPTGTTTPENIRADFADAIRDAAMVSTEVSQLPLPTVIEVLRIARDAGVRTFLDVDVSPDFCVNVAKLGSRDELEATIRLADVVKPAKSAAVQLSSEESAEKQAQSIHAKYGSKLVAITDGGRGSVFADGHETLRVQASEIKAVDTTGAGDAFFGGMIAGIHFGLDMEATARLANACGGACCQVVGAFPVLGTSRHHLMELYSAGWPHATEDDTPPKSRAAHVGVRTLRAEAEALAGIAGSFSMESLDEAAHHIMLADLGRKRVHITGVGKCRHVGHKIAATFASLGTPAYFLDPLDALHGDSGAVMPGDVVLAISNSGKTQETVATVQLLEQNGATVIAMTSSAESPLARLASVVLLVPVEREADPLGLAPTSSTTCQLAVGDALAVTVASLRGFTREDFGRHHPGGVLGERARAH